A stretch of DNA from Lachnospiraceae bacterium:
GATATCCCATCCGAGAGGAGTAAGACCCCTTGAAGACTACAAGGAGATAGGCCGGAGGTGGAAGTGCAGCAATGCATGTAGCTGACCGGTACTAATAGGTCGAGGGCTTGTTCAAGGAAGTGAGAGGAAGAACATCGGAACACTGAGTTTGATATGCAGTTTTGAAGGTATAAACATACCTTATTTGGCTCCGTGGTACAGCTGGTTAGTACGTCGGCCTGTCACGCCGAAGGTCACGGGTTCGAGCCCCGTCGGAGTCGTTAGCTTAGAAATAAGCTAAAGGTAACGATACTCTGTATCGATAACCTGTTAAAATGGACGCTTAGCTCAGCTGGGAGAGCGTCTGCCTTACAAGCAGAGGGTCATAGGTTCGAGCCCTATAGCGTCCATTTTTTATCTGTCGAAGAGTTCATTAGAACTTCGTATGATACGCCAACGTGGCTCAATTGGCAGAGCAGCTGACTTGTAATCAGCAGGTTATCGGTTCGAGTCCGATCGTTGGCTTATGGGGGAATTCCCGAGTGGCCAAAGGGGACAGACTGTAAATCTGCTGGCTATGCCTTCGGTGGTTCGAATCCACCTTCCCCCACTCAATAATCTAATAGCTAAGCTATAGGTTATCAATATCGCGGGGTAGAGCAGTTGGTAGCTCGTCGGGCTCATAACCCGAAGGTCGGAGGTTCAAGTCCTCCCTCCGCAACTAAGAAAAGTCGCTTAAACACTGAGTTTGAGCGATTTTTTGTTATTGTAAAAATCGTCCCCATTTGTGGTAAAGACGTATCTGATCATGAAATGCTTTCGTGGGTAGCTGAGAGAGAGCGGAAGCGCGGTCATATATAGAATATATTAGAGTATATATGGATGCATCAGGTCTTGACAAGCAACAGGTCTTTTGTTTTAATGAACAAAGAATATTTTGGACTTATATAAGGAGATAAAACGATGCATTCTGGTTTAACATTAGAAAAACGAATTGCGGCAGAGCTCGCCAGCTATGATGGAATGATGGGCATATATCTGGATGATTTAAAGGGAAATGTAGTTGCGATTCATGAAGATGAGCCCTTTGAGACAGCAAGTACGATCAAGACGTATATATTGGCGGCGTTATATGAGCAGGTTGAGGAAGGAACGCTTTCATTAGAAGATTCATTGATATATAAGAAAGAGCATTTTGTAGAAGGCAGTGGTGTTTTTCGGGAGCTAAGCTATGGAGCTACGTTGACTGTCCGCGATGTTGCAAGATTGATGATGGTCATTAGCGATAATATTGCGACAAATATGATGATTGATTACATAGGATTGGATCAAATCAATGCCTGCATTCAGCGTTTGGGCTGTTTCGATACAATTTTGCATAATCCGATTGATTTTGAACGCTATGAGCGATTAGGTACCTCTACGCCTAAGGATTATGCGAGTCTATTTACTCGTTTGGCAAGGCGGGAGCTCATCAGCCATAGGGCGAGTGAGGAGATGATTGCAATTCTGAAACGGCAGCATTATAATTGTATGATTACCAGAGATTTTCCGCCCTATTTTCTTGACTGCGAGGATACGGGAGAGGAGGAGCTGATTTATGTAGCTTCTAAAAGCGGCTGCATGGACGCCTGTCGTAATGATGGCGGTATTGTGCATACGCCTTATGGCGATTATGTGATTGTGATGATGCATAAAAACTTTTCAGATTCGATCTATCATGACGAGCATCCGGCTTATGTTTTTGGCGCGAAGGTTAGCCGTATGATTTTAGATCAATATTTAGCGCTGGAGGGAAGGTTACGCCTTTAAGACAGAGCTATTGCTTTTTGGGATTTTTTTGTTATAATTTTAAACTGATGGAGATAAATTGACATCAAGTTTGGGTAAGAAATGGAGATTGACATGTTTCGGATTATTCATAAAGAGGTTTTAAATCCAACCGTAACGAAAATGGAGATAGAGGCTCCTCTAATTGCTAAAAAAGCGCAGCCGGGACAATTTATTATCCTGCGCGTGGATGAAAAGGGAGAAAGGATTCCGCTGACGATTGCAGATTATGACCGGCAAAAGGGAACGATTACGATTATTTTTCAGATTGTGGGAGCTACCACGGAGCGGCTCAATCACTTAAATGAGGGAGATGCCCTGCAGGATTTTGTCGGCCCGCTTGGAAAAGCCACAGAAACAGAGGGACTGAAAAAGGTTGCGGTTATCGGCGGAGGCGTAGGCTGCGCGATTGCGTATCCGGTTGCGAAGAAGCTGCACGAGGAAGGCGCCGAGGTGCACAGTGTAATCGGATTTCGCAGTCAGGATTTAGTGATTTTAGAAAGGGAATTTGCAGGTGTCAGTGATGAGCTGCGTATCTGTACCGATGATGGATCTTACGGCAGCAAGGGGCTTGTAACAGATGCTTTAAAAGAGCTGATAGCGGCAGGAAATGTATATGACGAGGTGATTGCCATCGGGCCTCTGATTATGATGAAGTTTATTTGCCAGCTGACAAAGGAGTATGGGATTAAAACAGTCGTTTCTATGAACCCGATCATGATCGACGGAACCGGTATGTGCGGCGGCTGCCGCCTGACAGTAGGAGGAAAAACACAGTTTGCATGCGTGGATGGACCGGATTTTGATGGGCATGAAGTAGATTTTGATGAGGCAATGGCGCGTGCGGCTATGTATAAGCCTTTTGAGAAAAAGGCGCATGAAGAGGCTTGTCATCTTTTTAAGCAGGCAGAGTAAAGCGGAGGCATCAGGAGTAAAATGGCAGATATGAAAATAGAACGGCAGGAAATGCCGGTACAGGATCCGCAGATCCGTTCTGGAAATTTTGAGGAGGTAGCACAGGGCTATACGAAGGAGCAGGCACTTAAGGAAGCCAGCAGATGCCTGCATTGTAAAAATAAGCCGTGTGTGGGGAGCTGCCCGGTGGCAATTGATATTCCGGAGTTCATTCAGAAGATTACAGAAGAGGATTTTGAAGGGGCGTATCAGATCATTCAGAGATCCAGTTCACTGCCGGCTGTGTGCGGCCGTGTGTGCCCGCAGGAGGTGCAGTGCGAGAGCCGCTGTGTGCGCGGCATTAAAGGAGAGCCCGTTGCGATCGGCCGGCTGGAGCGTTTTGTGGCCGATTGGCATAATGCAAACAGCAAAGAGACACCACAGCGCGTGCAAGGAAATGGTCACAGGATAGCCGTGATTGGTTCCGGCCCTGCCGGCCTTAGCTGTGCCGGAGATTTGGCGAAAAAAGGATATGAGGGGACGGTATTTGAGGCTCTGCATGTGGCAGGGGGCGTGCTGATGTACGGGATCCCGGAATTTCGCTTGCCGAAGACGATTGTGCAGCGGGAGATTGAGACGCTGAAGGCGCTTGGAGTCAAGATTGAAACCAATATGGTGATTGGCAGGGTGATGACGGTGGATGAGCTGCTGGAGGAGTTTGAGGCCGTGTTTATTGGGTCGGGCGCAGGGCTGCCGCGTTTTATGAATATCCCCGGCGAGGCGCTGAATGGCGTATATTCGGCGAATGAATTTTTGACGCGTACTAATTTGATGAAGGCGTATCGCAGTGATAGCCAGACGCCGATCCAGAGGGCGCGCAAGGTCGCGGTTGTAGGCGGCGGCAATGTGGCGATGGATGCGGCGCGCTGCGCCAAAAGGCTCGGGGCTGAAGAGGTGTCGATTGTGTATCGCAGATCGGAGACGGAGCTCCCGGCAAGGCGCGAGGAGGTGGAGCATGCGAAGGAGGAGGGGATCCAGTTTTGCATGCTGAGCAATCCGGTGCGTATTTTGAATGATGGACAGGGCTTTGTAGGCGGTATCGAGTGTATCCGCATGGAGCTGGGAGAGCCGGATGCATCCGGGCGGAGAAGGCCGGTGGAGAAAGAAGGGTCGGAGTTTGTACTGGATGCCGACTGTGTGATTATGGCTATTGGTACATCGCCGAATCCGCTGATTAAGCTTACAACGGACGGCCTGGAAACGCAGAAGTGGGGCGG
This window harbors:
- the gltA gene encoding NADPH-dependent glutamate synthase — translated: MADMKIERQEMPVQDPQIRSGNFEEVAQGYTKEQALKEASRCLHCKNKPCVGSCPVAIDIPEFIQKITEEDFEGAYQIIQRSSSLPAVCGRVCPQEVQCESRCVRGIKGEPVAIGRLERFVADWHNANSKETPQRVQGNGHRIAVIGSGPAGLSCAGDLAKKGYEGTVFEALHVAGGVLMYGIPEFRLPKTIVQREIETLKALGVKIETNMVIGRVMTVDELLEEFEAVFIGSGAGLPRFMNIPGEALNGVYSANEFLTRTNLMKAYRSDSQTPIQRARKVAVVGGGNVAMDAARCAKRLGAEEVSIVYRRSETELPARREEVEHAKEEGIQFCMLSNPVRILNDGQGFVGGIECIRMELGEPDASGRRRPVEKEGSEFVLDADCVIMAIGTSPNPLIKLTTDGLETQKWGGIVAEESTGQTSRQGVFAGGDAVTGAATVILAMGAGKAAAKAIDEYIQNK
- a CDS encoding serine hydrolase, whose amino-acid sequence is MHSGLTLEKRIAAELASYDGMMGIYLDDLKGNVVAIHEDEPFETASTIKTYILAALYEQVEEGTLSLEDSLIYKKEHFVEGSGVFRELSYGATLTVRDVARLMMVISDNIATNMMIDYIGLDQINACIQRLGCFDTILHNPIDFERYERLGTSTPKDYASLFTRLARRELISHRASEEMIAILKRQHYNCMITRDFPPYFLDCEDTGEEELIYVASKSGCMDACRNDGGIVHTPYGDYVIVMMHKNFSDSIYHDEHPAYVFGAKVSRMILDQYLALEGRLRL
- a CDS encoding sulfide/dihydroorotate dehydrogenase-like FAD/NAD-binding protein, with protein sequence MFRIIHKEVLNPTVTKMEIEAPLIAKKAQPGQFIILRVDEKGERIPLTIADYDRQKGTITIIFQIVGATTERLNHLNEGDALQDFVGPLGKATETEGLKKVAVIGGGVGCAIAYPVAKKLHEEGAEVHSVIGFRSQDLVILEREFAGVSDELRICTDDGSYGSKGLVTDALKELIAAGNVYDEVIAIGPLIMMKFICQLTKEYGIKTVVSMNPIMIDGTGMCGGCRLTVGGKTQFACVDGPDFDGHEVDFDEAMARAAMYKPFEKKAHEEACHLFKQAE